The region CACGGCCAGGGTGCTCGCCATGTCGGCGAGTGAGAGCCGGGCGCCCTCGGCACCCAGGAGTTCGAGCACTTCCAGGACGCGCGCCGCGGACTTGACGTCCTCGTGACGCCGGACCCGCGCTGCTCCCGACACCGATTCCACGCCAGCCTCCGCTCCCCGGCCCGGCGCCCCGCTGGCCCCGGTTGCCGACACCTTACGCAGCTTGTCTTGACGCTATATCACGGCAAGCCTATGTTCCGTTACTCCAACGTCATTCGGTCTTCTGAACGCATCGGCATGAGGCAGGGTCTCGTATGCATGCCAGATATCCGCTTTCTCCTCCCTCGGGACGTTTCTCACCGCCACGACGCGCCCGCCTCGCGGCGCTGGGCCTCGCCGCCGTACTGTCGGCCTCGGGCTTGAGCGGCTGCGGCAGCGCGTCGGGGGCGGGTTCCGCGGCCGTGACGATGTGGACGTTCAAGCAGTCGCATCTCCAGCAGCTCTCCGCGCAGAACGTGCCGCAGTACAACAGCCTGATGGCCGGTGCGCTGATCGTGGTGATCCCGGTGATCCTGCTCTTCCTCGCGCTGCAGCGGTACTTCGTGAACGGGCTCGTCGGGGCGGTGAAGGGATGACCCGCGTCCTGGTGACCGGCGCCGCGGGCCACATCGGGCGCCATGTGGTCGAGGATCTTCTGAACCACGGCTACCGCGTGACCGCGACCGACCGGAAGCCCGTCCACGACCCGCGCCTGGAGCGGAGCCTCGCCGGGGACCTGCGCGACCGCGAGCTGGTGCGGGAGGCGCTGCGCGGGATGGAGGCGCTCGTCCACCTCGCGGCGATCCCGCACCCCGACACCCGGGATCCGGCAAGCCAGTTCACCGCCAACTGCCACACCGCCTACCTGACGCTGGACGAGGCCGGGCGCGCCGGAGTGCGCCGTGTGGTGGCCGCCTCCAGCATCGGCGCGCTGGGGCTGGCGTGGTCGACCCACCGGCGCTCACCCGGCTATGTACCGGTCGACGAGTCACACGCCACGCTCGCCGAGGACCCGTACGGACTCTCCAAGCTGGTCCTCGAGCAGGTCGCCGAGGGCACCCACCGGCGCTGGGGCACCGACACCGTGTGTCTGCGCTTCCCCTTCACCGGCACCGGCCCACGGCTGACGCGCCAGCTCGCCGCCGTGCGCGCGGATCCCGGACACCACGCCGGCGACCTGTGGGGGTGGCTGGACACCCGCGACGCCGCCGCGGCGGTACGAGCCGCGCTCGGCGCCGAGGCGCGCGGCAGCCATGTGCTGTACGTGGCGGCCCCCGACACCTCCTCGGACATCCCCACGGCCGACCTGCTCGCCCGCTACCACCCCACCGCCAGGATCGTGGCGCCGCTGTCCCGCTTCGCGGGCCTGTACGACACCTCGCGCTGCACCCGGCTGCTGGGCTTCGCCCCCGCCCACGGCTGGCGTACCGCTGACGCCGTCGCCGAGGGTCCCCACTGCTCCTCCCCCAC is a window of Streptomyces violaceusniger Tu 4113 DNA encoding:
- a CDS encoding NAD-dependent epimerase/dehydratase family protein is translated as MTRVLVTGAAGHIGRHVVEDLLNHGYRVTATDRKPVHDPRLERSLAGDLRDRELVREALRGMEALVHLAAIPHPDTRDPASQFTANCHTAYLTLDEAGRAGVRRVVAASSIGALGLAWSTHRRSPGYVPVDESHATLAEDPYGLSKLVLEQVAEGTHRRWGTDTVCLRFPFTGTGPRLTRQLAAVRADPGHHAGDLWGWLDTRDAAAAVRAALGAEARGSHVLYVAAPDTSSDIPTADLLARYHPTARIVAPLSRFAGLYDTSRCTRLLGFAPAHGWRTADAVAEGPHCSSPTEGT